One segment of Coffea arabica cultivar ET-39 chromosome 7c, Coffea Arabica ET-39 HiFi, whole genome shotgun sequence DNA contains the following:
- the LOC113688781 gene encoding putative late blight resistance protein homolog R1A-3 — MEIPSSSNANCFDFASYDYLQSHLVSSSTSTSCFDLALDTLAELEKEPYYGWYFKYLKEKARLMKTCFLYVKKCRRRRNHEALLEPDREDRCNIMSENLRRSIICFRIQEVAIRMIHDLQPAYFQYIHSGRYLDHANIESAITRSKEKIKMFLETDLKKSCAAIFIDYYAPGDPRLVMDLIMCLLETLDWVLRVGELRDTIRNRLKLLRNLIGFVTMQGFECSQLTDLLTYTVVAAGRLISVCLFYHDEQVANRLESEIYKLIHEKINLFDLQVRETFVHVLTASKKQPRPSYALALQKNEDHVVGQFVGSLRDYLMDLLGSYASFQVPVKDQILRLHEEIRCLGILLKQEEKLGDEMKDLIGAVVVSDVAILTFSLSVNEIKEGLPEETDLGVFHLHKVLKYMVAEVAHNFPLKSPYPSFNYPRSNELGCMDFFLENLKELARCDEADDSIGIQHHRIQAIQKDLVFLRSFLENIKEQRYQNGKLQAFWSHVMEAAYKVELLIDLALVGDKCEDSLDAVSRDINLLKIEAPEILNGQTQRVNKTSIHIPSQFTVAMHDVDLVGLDDEVETITHRLTRGSKQLDVVPIVGMPGLGKTTLANKVYTAPLVRSHFHVRGWCRVSQTCSKHNLFVQLLSSLDSKSPDEYLKMDENDLAIKLRQVLLRSRYLLVLDDLWDVEAWNLLEKLLPNDANGSRILFTSRCQDLSLHFKPNSEPHHLRHLTDKESWTLQQRKLFGTEDCPPDLSEVGSQIAKLCQGLPLTIVLVAGILVTTAQDSWEEVAKSLSSIVLEDEYCKKTLELSYSHLPDYLKPCLLYFAAFQEDEVINVRRLLRLWISERFVQQVGGKSLEEAAYDYLMALINRSLVMVIGQRIVGGAKACLLHDLVHEFCVEKAKEESFLYVIHSWKAPLSLIGPNNSHRICVHNTRELKIWELTLIFPNLRSLILFAQDYFKHQEEDLGILLPKLLRVLDFGNLGFGYSFPMEVVLLVHLRYLALKRIRYIPSAIANLSRLETLIVEDPVFDIELPSTIWNIKTLSHLRVLNYHGVSPQGFIFPVENLEVSPDLDHLDTLDLTIDPSPQSLQKILRKLPSIRRLKCRQRYDGSREATRNCDGNLEFDGLSQLESLHLIVFRGCGFKFPLNLKKLTLSYNGQPWSEISTIGKLPNLEVLKLLDYCFVGEEWVMKEGEFPKLRVLKLSNLEFRNWTAFSDNFSRLQKLVLNWCEELEKVPSCLGECETLEMIEVEGCLESVVDSVEQIQQEQIDMGNEVLKIEIHSISS; from the coding sequence ATGGAGATCCCCTCCAGCAGTAACGccaattgctttgattttgctTCTTATGATTATCTGCAGTCGCATCTCGTCTCCTCCAGCACTAGCACTAGTTGCTTTGATCTTGCTTTAGATACTCTAGCCGAGCTTGAAAAAGAGCCCTACTATGGCTGGTACTTCAAGTACCTGAAGGAGAAGGCAAGATTAATGAAAACCTGTTTTCTGTATGTCAAAAAGTGTAGGAGGAGGAGGAACCACGAAGCGCTTTTGGAGCCCGATCGCGAGGACAGGTGTAATATTATGTCTGAAAATTTGAGACGCAGTATTATTTGCTTCAGAATTCAAGAAGTGGCTATCAGGATGATTCATGATCTTCAGCCTGCTTATTTTCAATATATTCATTCTGGTCGTTACTTAGATCATGCCAACATTGAAAGTGCGATTACCAGATCCAAGGAAAAGATCAAAATGTTTCTTGAGACGGATCTCAAGAAATCATGCGCCGCCATCTTCATTGACTATTACGCACCGGGAGATCCACGACTAGTTATGGATCTTATTATGTGCCTTTTAGAGACTTTGGATTGGGTTTTACGTGTTGGGGAGCTAAGGGATACAATTAGAAATAGGCTAAAACTCTTAAGGAATCTCATTGGCTTTGTGACAATGCAAGGTTTTGAATGTTCGCAACTGACAGATCTCTTGACTTACACTGTAGTTGCAGCTGGACGCCTGATTTCTGTATGTCTGTTTTACCATGATGAACAAGTGGCCAATCGATTGGAATCTGAAATTTATAAGCTGATACACGAGAAGATCAATCTTTTTGATCTCCAAGTCCGAGAAACTTTTGTCCATGTCCTGACAGCTTCAAAGAAACAACCGAGACCATCATATGCTTTAGCCCTTCAGAAGAATGAGGATCATGTGGTAGGCCAGTTTGTTGGTTCTCTCCGTGATTATCTTATGGATCTACTAGGATCTTATGCCAGTTTTCAGGTTCCAGTGAAGGATCAAATACTAAGACTCCATGAGGAAATAAGATGCCTGGGTATCCTTCTTAAACAGGAGGAGAAACTAGGTGATGAAATGAAGGATCTTATTGGAGCTGTGGTGGTCTCTGATGTAGCAATTTTGACCTTCTCCCTTTCTGTCAATGAAATCAAAGAAGGCTTGCCTGAGGAAACAGATCTTGGGGTGTTTCATTTGCACAAAGTTCTCAAATATATGGTGGCAGAGGTTGCACACAATTTTCCATTAAAATCACCATATCCATCATTTAATTATCCTAGATCCAATGAGTTGGGCTGTATGGATTTTTTCCTAGAAAATCTCAAGGAACTAGCAAGGTGTGATGAGGCTGATGATTCAATTGGTATTCAACATCATAGAATCCAAGCGATCCAAAAAGATCTCGTATTCTTAAGATCTTTCCTGGAAAATATCAAGGAGCAGCGCTATCAGAATGGAAAACTTCAAGCTTTCTGGAGTCATGTTATGGAGGCTGCATACAAGGTAGAGTTACTGATTGACTTGGCACTTGTTGGTGATAAATGTGAAGATTCTTTGGATGCCGTTTCTAGAGACATCAATCTTTTGAAGATTGAAGCCCCAGAGATCCTTAATGGTCAAACCCAAAGAGTTAACAAGACTTCCATTCACATACCATCGCAATTTACTGTCGCGATGCATGACGTAGATCTGGTAGGTCTTGACGACGAGGTGGAAACTATTACTCATCGGCTTACGAGAGGATCAAAGCAATTGGATGTTGTTCCCATTGTGGGTATGCCTGGCCTAGGGAAGACCACATTAGCCAATAAAGTTTATACTGCTCCTTTAGTTAGGTCACATTTCCATGTTCGCGGCTGGTGTCGTGTTTCTCAAACGTGTAGCAAACACAATTTGTTTGTTCAACTTTTGAGTAGTCTTGATTCTAAGAGTCCAGATGAATATCTTAAGATGGATGAAAATGATTTGGCCATAAAGCTAAGGCAGGTTTTGTTGAGAAGTAGGTATCTCCTTGTTTTGGATGACTTGTGGGACGTTGAGGCATGgaatttgttggaaaaattaCTGCCAAATGATGCCAATGGAAGCAGAATTCTCTTCACCAGTAGATGCCAGGATTTATCTTTGCACTTCAAACCTAATAGTGAGCCTCACCATCTCCGCCATCTTACTGACAAAGAGAGTTGGACATTGCAGCAGAGAAAGCTATTTGGCACGGAAGATTGTCCTCCAGATCTAAGTGAAGTTGGATCTCAAATAGCAAAACTTTGTCAGGGCTTACCCCTCACAATTGTCCTTGTTGCTGGAATTCTTGTTACTACTGCACAAGATAGTTGGGAAGAAGTTGCAAAAAGTCTAAGTTCTATTGTCCTTGAGGATGAATACTGCAAGAAGACACTTGAGCTGAGTTATAGTCATTTACCAGATTATTTGAAACCATGCCTTCTGTACTTTGCTGCATTTCAAGAAGATGAGGTTATTAATGTGCGAAGGTTGTTACGACTTTGGATCTCTGAAAGATTTGTGCAACAGGTTGGAGGAAAGAGCTTAGAGGAAGCAGCTTATGACTACTTGATGGCTCTAATTAATAGAAGTTTAGTTATGGTTATCGGACAAAGAATTGTGGGTGGTGCCAAAGCCTGTCTACTTCACGATTTGGTACACGAGTTTTGTGTGGAAAAAGCCAAAGAAGAAAGTTTTCTATATGTTATTCATAGTTGGAAAGCCCCTCTTAGTCTTATCGGACCAAACAACTCCCACCGAATTTGTGTTCACAATACCAGAGAATTGAAGATTTGGGAGTTAACGCTTATTTTTCCCAATTTACGCTCTTTGATCTTGTTTGCACAAGATTATTTTAAACATCAAGAGGAGGATTTGGGTATTTTGTTACCTAAACTTCTCAGAGTGTTGGATTTTGGGAATTTGGGCTTTGGTTATTCTTTTCCGATGGAGGTAGTATTGCTTGTTCACTTGAGATATCTGGCGCTCAAACGAATAAGATACATCCCATCTGCGATAGCCAACCTCTCAAGGTTAGAAACTCTTATCGTAGAAGATCCGGTTTTTGATATTGAGCTGCCAAGTACTATTTGGAACATTAAGACATTGAGTCATCTACGTGTTTTAAATTATCATGGAGTATCGCCacaaggttttatttttccagttGAAAATCTTGAAGTATCCCCAGATTTAGATCATTTAGACACTTTAGACCTTACAattgatccctcccctcaaagCTTGCAAAAGATACTGAGAAAGTTACCAAGCATTCGCAGGCTAAAATGTAGGCAACGCTACGACGGATCAAGAGAAGCCACCAGAAATTGCGACgggaatcttgagtttgatgGTTTGAGTCAACTAGAATCGCTTCATTTGATTGTTTTTCGTGGATGTGGATTTAAATTCCCattgaatttgaaaaagttgaCTCTCTCATATAATGGTCAGCCATGGAGTgaaatttcaacaattggaaagTTGCCCAATCTTGAAGTGCTTAAATTACTAGATTACTGCTTTGTTGGGGAAGAATGGGTAATGAAAGAAGGGGAGTTCCCTAAACTCAGAGTcttaaaattgtcaaatttggAATTTCGCAACTGGACTGCATTTTCTGATAATTTTTCCCGCCTTCAGAAATTGGTCTTGAACTGGTGTGAGGAGCTGGAAAAGGTCCCTTCTTGTTTGGGGGAGTGTGAGACTcttgaaatgattgaggtggAAGGGTGTCTTGAGTCTGTCGTAGATTCTGTAGAGCAAATTCAACAAGAGCAGATTGATATGGGAAATGAGGTTCTAAAGATCGAAATTCATTCCATTTCCTCGTAA